The following proteins are encoded in a genomic region of Gossypium hirsutum isolate 1008001.06 chromosome D05, Gossypium_hirsutum_v2.1, whole genome shotgun sequence:
- the LOC107905600 gene encoding uncharacterized protein isoform X2: MEAGLPMLNCLLQHTLRSLCSYSDSSSSSSKWVYAVFWRILPRNYPPPKWDYGGSALDRSEGNKRNWILVWEDGFCDFYECEGAGSGYVKGRFGADIFFKMSHEVYNYGEGLVGKIAADNSHKWVHKEIPNENDPGFISSWNMSIEPPKAWTSQFNSGIQTIAIISVREGIIQLGSLDKMVEDLNMVISIQRKFSYLQSIPGVFAIQRPYLPIQQHPYALKPHNQMPEHHETTTICHDDKPQFGGTKRLIDERPEDSPIKSINLGWNRPQSGIIGPPFWSIPPLLPTVSCSLGALLSKLPSVIPSYSVSEPPEINIINHTNNTHQRGKADNGGSLGEVPISETKIEASNQLEAADEEKPRTVKANLLLQDDAVVELGFGPLKG, from the exons ATGGAAGCTGGACTTCCAATGCTTAACTGTCTCTTGCAGCACACGCTACGGAGCTTGTGTTCATattcagattcttcttcttcttcatcaaagTGGGTTTATGCAGTGTTTTGGAGGATACtgcctcgaaattatccaccacCAAA GTGGGATTATGGAGGGAGTGCACTTGATCGTTCCGAAGGAAACAAAAGAAACTG GATTCTTGTATGGGAAGATGGGTTTTGTGATTTCTATGAATGTGAGGGTGCTGGAAGTGGTTATGTAAAGGGAAGGTTTGGAGCTGATATTTTCTTCAAAATGTCACATGAAGTTTATAACTATGGAGAAGG ATTAGTAGGGAAAATTGCAGCAGATAACAGTCACAAATGGGTGCATAAAGAAATCCCAAATGAAAATGATCCAGGCTTCATCTCCTCCTGGAATATGTCTATTGAACCT CCAAAGGCATGGACATCACAGTTCAATTCAGGCATTCAG ACAATTGCCATCATTTCTGTCAGAGAAGGGATCATTCAACTTGGTTCATTGGACAAg ATGGTGGAAGATCTTAATATGGTGATCAGCATACAGAGGAAATTCAGCTATCTCCAGAGTATACCTGGTGTATTCGCCATTCAAAGACCATACTTGCCGATTCAACAACATCCGTACGCCCTTAAACCACATAACCAGATGCCAGAACACCATGAAACAACCACTATCTGTCATGATGACAAACCCCAGTTTGGCGGAACAAAAAGATTGATCGACGAAAGACCCGAGGATTCTCCAATCAAGTCCATCAACTTAGGTTGGAACAGACCACAAAGTGGCATTATAGGACCACCCTTTTGGTCAATTCCACCCCTTCTTCCTACTGTGTCTTGCAGTCTTGGAGCTTTGTTATCCAAGCTGCCTTCTGTCATCCCATCTTATAGCGTTAGCGAACCTCCTGAAATAAACATCATCAACCACACCAACAATACACACCAAAGAGGGAAGGCCGATAATGGAGGTTCGTTAGGTGAAGTTCCCATTTCTGAGACAAAAATAGAAGCTTCAAATCAATTGGAAGCTGCTGATGAGGAGAAGCCAAGAACTGTAAAAGCTAATTTATTGCTACAAGATGATGCTGTAGTAGAACTAGGATTTGGACCTCTCAAAGGCTGA
- the LOC107905597 gene encoding oxysterol-binding protein-related protein 3A isoform X1 → MTGKWNESMSYQPCDSEGEPLLGTELKDAWKLADALKNDKFQYTHFAHKINSFDTAPKKLLASDSHLHPDRYALEQGDLSKANFEKMILMMTTMMVMMTVNQTIQVVLKWN, encoded by the exons ATGACCGGGAAATGGAATGAGTCAATGAGTTATCAACCTTGTGATAGTGAAGGGGAACCACTTCTCGGCACTGAACTAAAGGAT GCATGGAAACTTGCTGATGctctaaaaaatgataaattccAGTACACACATTTTGCGCATAAGATTAACAGCTTTGATACTGCTCCGAAGAAGTTATTGGCATCTGATTCTCACCTACATCCCGACAGATATGCACTAGAGCAGGGTGACCTCTCTAAGGCAAACTTTGAAAAGA TGATCCTGATGATGACGacgatgatggtgatgatgacggtgaatcaaacaattcaagtggttttgaaatggaattaa
- the LOC107905597 gene encoding oxysterol-binding protein-related protein 3A isoform X3, whose amino-acid sequence MTGKWNESMSYQPCDSEGEPLLGTELKDAWKLADALKNDKFQYTHFAHKINSFDTAPKKLLASDSHLHPDRYALEQGDLSKANFEKI is encoded by the exons ATGACCGGGAAATGGAATGAGTCAATGAGTTATCAACCTTGTGATAGTGAAGGGGAACCACTTCTCGGCACTGAACTAAAGGAT GCATGGAAACTTGCTGATGctctaaaaaatgataaattccAGTACACACATTTTGCGCATAAGATTAACAGCTTTGATACTGCTCCGAAGAAGTTATTGGCATCTGATTCTCACCTACATCCCGACAGATATGCACTAGAGCAGGGTGACCTCTCTAAGGCAAACTTTGAAAAGA TTTAA
- the LOC107903182 gene encoding extensin: protein MSISGIHGLPLEVTVVGCYNLEDKEWVSRQDPYVCLEYGSARYRTKTCTDGGKNPTFQEKFIFTLIEGLRELNVAVWNSNTLVADDLIGTGRIQLHKVLSQGFEDCNWPLQSKTGRHSGEVRLIMHYPNAQQPQKFKTKGAPSFPEYAPSAPFTQVLPYSHPPAALYPSTVPYATPPLSYNSYPPPSTATYPPSPYAGYPPQAPPASYPPQVYPPPPQPSTYYPPAPTAIYPPPPY from the exons ATGTCGATCTCTGGAATCCATGGCCTGCCTTTAGAGGTTACAG TTGTTGGATGTTACAACTTGGAAGACAAAGAATGGGTATCAAGGCAGGATCCTTATGTTTGTCTTGAATATGGGAGTGCCAGGTACCGAACCAAAACCTGCACAG ATGGAGGGAAGAACCCTACTTTCCAAGAGAAGTTCATTTTCACACTCATTGAAGGGCTAAGGGAGTTGAATGTGGCGGTTTGGAACAGCAACACTCTGGTTGCTGATGATCTTATTGGCACTGGAAG GATTCAACTCCACAAAGTTCTTTCCCAGGGTTTTGAAGATTGCAACTGGCCTCTTCAAAGCAAAACCGGCAG GCATTCAGGAGAAGTCAGACtcataatgcattaccccaatGCCCAA CAACCCCAAAAGTTCAAGACAAAAGGAGCTCCATCGTTTCCTGAATATGCACCATCAGCCCCCTTCACCCAGGTCCTACCATACAGTCATCCACCAGCAGCACTGTATCCGAGTACGGTGCCATATGCAACCCCTCCATTGTCTTACAATTCATATCCTCCGCCTAGTACAGCAACGTATCCGCCATCTCCATACGCTGGTTATCCTCCACAGGCCCCTCCTGCGAGCTATCCTCCACAAGTATACCCACCTCCCCCTCAGCCTTCAACTTATTATCCACCAG CACCGACTGCAATCTATCCTCCGCCGCCCTATTGA
- the LOC107905600 gene encoding uncharacterized protein isoform X1 gives MEAGLPMLNCLLQHTLRSLCSYSDSSSSSSKWVYAVFWRILPRNYPPPKWDYGGSALDRSEGNKRNWILVWEDGFCDFYECEGAGSGYVKGRFGADIFFKMSHEVYNYGEGLVGKIAADNSHKWVHKEIPNENDPGFISSWNMSIEPQPKAWTSQFNSGIQTIAIISVREGIIQLGSLDKMVEDLNMVISIQRKFSYLQSIPGVFAIQRPYLPIQQHPYALKPHNQMPEHHETTTICHDDKPQFGGTKRLIDERPEDSPIKSINLGWNRPQSGIIGPPFWSIPPLLPTVSCSLGALLSKLPSVIPSYSVSEPPEINIINHTNNTHQRGKADNGGSLGEVPISETKIEASNQLEAADEEKPRTVKANLLLQDDAVVELGFGPLKG, from the exons ATGGAAGCTGGACTTCCAATGCTTAACTGTCTCTTGCAGCACACGCTACGGAGCTTGTGTTCATattcagattcttcttcttcttcatcaaagTGGGTTTATGCAGTGTTTTGGAGGATACtgcctcgaaattatccaccacCAAA GTGGGATTATGGAGGGAGTGCACTTGATCGTTCCGAAGGAAACAAAAGAAACTG GATTCTTGTATGGGAAGATGGGTTTTGTGATTTCTATGAATGTGAGGGTGCTGGAAGTGGTTATGTAAAGGGAAGGTTTGGAGCTGATATTTTCTTCAAAATGTCACATGAAGTTTATAACTATGGAGAAGG ATTAGTAGGGAAAATTGCAGCAGATAACAGTCACAAATGGGTGCATAAAGAAATCCCAAATGAAAATGATCCAGGCTTCATCTCCTCCTGGAATATGTCTATTGAACCT CAGCCAAAGGCATGGACATCACAGTTCAATTCAGGCATTCAG ACAATTGCCATCATTTCTGTCAGAGAAGGGATCATTCAACTTGGTTCATTGGACAAg ATGGTGGAAGATCTTAATATGGTGATCAGCATACAGAGGAAATTCAGCTATCTCCAGAGTATACCTGGTGTATTCGCCATTCAAAGACCATACTTGCCGATTCAACAACATCCGTACGCCCTTAAACCACATAACCAGATGCCAGAACACCATGAAACAACCACTATCTGTCATGATGACAAACCCCAGTTTGGCGGAACAAAAAGATTGATCGACGAAAGACCCGAGGATTCTCCAATCAAGTCCATCAACTTAGGTTGGAACAGACCACAAAGTGGCATTATAGGACCACCCTTTTGGTCAATTCCACCCCTTCTTCCTACTGTGTCTTGCAGTCTTGGAGCTTTGTTATCCAAGCTGCCTTCTGTCATCCCATCTTATAGCGTTAGCGAACCTCCTGAAATAAACATCATCAACCACACCAACAATACACACCAAAGAGGGAAGGCCGATAATGGAGGTTCGTTAGGTGAAGTTCCCATTTCTGAGACAAAAATAGAAGCTTCAAATCAATTGGAAGCTGCTGATGAGGAGAAGCCAAGAACTGTAAAAGCTAATTTATTGCTACAAGATGATGCTGTAGTAGAACTAGGATTTGGACCTCTCAAAGGCTGA
- the LOC107905599 gene encoding cysteine proteinase RD21A, with protein MGLQRSTMAMLLLMMFTLSSALDMSIISYDEGHPDKSKSKSSWRTDDEVMVMYEEWLVKHGKAYNGLGEKERRFKIFKDNLRFIDEHNVDESHSFKVGLNRFADLTNDEYQAMYLGTKKSSNKVSKKSNRYAPRVGEELPASIDWREKGAVVPVKDQGSCGSCWAFSTVGAVEGINQIVTGDLISLSEQELVDCDTSYNEGCNGGLMDYAFEFIIKNGGIDTEEDYPYTGHDGRCDSYRQKTAKVVTIDSYEDVPQNNEGALKKALANQPVSVAIEAGGRAFQLYASGIFNGICGTQLDHGVVAVGYGTENGKDYWIVRNSWGNQWGEEGYIRMERNLANTATGKCGIAIEASYPIKNGQNPPNPGPSPPSPIKPPTVCDNYYSCPESNTCCCVYEYYGYCFAWGCCPLEAATCCDDHYSCCPHDYPICNLNEGTCLMSKGNPMAVKALRRTPATPFWAHGSVGVKNNA; from the exons ATGGGTTTACAGCGATCAACTATGGCGATGCTCTTGCTGATGATGTTCACTTTATCATCAGCTCTCGACATGTCGATCATATCCTACGATGAAGGCCATCCCGACAAGTCCAAGTCCAAGTCCAGTTGGAGAACAGACGACGAGGTTATGGTCATGTACGAGGAGTGGCTTGTGAAGCATGGAAAAGCGTACAACGGCTTGGGGGAGAAAGAGAGGAGGTTCAAGATTTTTAAGGACAATCTTAGGTTCATCGATGAACATAACGTCGATGAGAGCCACAGTTTTAAAGTTGGGTTGAACCGGTTCGCTGATCTGACCAACGATGAGTACCAAGCCATGTACTTGGGAACTAAGAAATCCAGCAACAAAGTTTCCAAGAAGAGTAATCGTTACGCGCCACGTGTGGGTGAGGAATTGCCGGCATCCATTGATTGGAGGGAGAAGGGGGCAGTGGTTCCTGTCAAAGATCAGGGAAGTTGCG GGAGTTGCTGGGCCTTCTCAACTGTTGGAGCGGTGGAAGGGATAAACCAGATCGTTACAGGTGATCTCATCTCACTCTCCGAGCAGGAGTTGGTGGATTGTGATACTTCCTACAATGAAGGATGCAATGGAGGGCTCATGGATTATGCCTTTGAGTTCATTATCAAGAATGGTGGTATTGACACTGAAGAAGATTACCCTTACACAGGTCACGATGGCAGATGTGACTCCTACCGGCAG AAAACTGCCAAGGTTGTTACAATTGACTCTTATGAAGATGTTCCACAAAATAATGAGGGCGCATTGAAAAAGGCACTTGCGAATCAACCGGTTAGCGTTGCCATTGAAGCTGGAGGCAGGGCTTTCCAGTTGTATGCATCA GGTATTTTTAACGGAATATGTGGGACACAACTAGACCATGGTGTGGTTGCTGTCGGATATGGCACAGAGAATGGTAAAGATTACTGGATCGTAAGGAACTCATGGGGTAATCAATGGGGAGAGGAAGGTTATATCAGGATGGAAAGAAATCTAGCCAATACAGCAACAGGCAAATGTGGAATTGCAATTGAGGCCTCTTATCCTATCAAAAATGGTCAAAATCCCCCTAATCCTGGCCCCTCTCCTCCATCTCCAATAAAGCCTCCTACTGTTTGCGATAATTATTACAGCTGTCCCGAAAGCAATACCTGCTGCTGTGTCTACGAGTACTATGGCTACTGCTTTGCTTGGGGGTGCTGCCCACTTGAGGCTGCCACTTGCTGTGACGACCACTACAGCTGCTGTCCTCATGACTATCCTATCTGCAACTTAAATGAAGGCACCTGCTTGATG AGCAAGGGTAACCCAATGGCAGTGAAGGCACTGAGGCGCACTCCTGCTACGCCTTTCTGGGCCCATGGAAGTGTTGGCGTAAAGAACAATGCTTAA
- the LOC107905597 gene encoding oxysterol-binding protein-related protein 3A isoform X2: MTGKWNESMSYQPCDSEGEPLLGTELKDAWKLADALKNDKFQYTHFAHKINSFDTAPKKLLASDSHLHPDRYALEQGDLSKANFEKSSDVNN, translated from the exons ATGACCGGGAAATGGAATGAGTCAATGAGTTATCAACCTTGTGATAGTGAAGGGGAACCACTTCTCGGCACTGAACTAAAGGAT GCATGGAAACTTGCTGATGctctaaaaaatgataaattccAGTACACACATTTTGCGCATAAGATTAACAGCTTTGATACTGCTCCGAAGAAGTTATTGGCATCTGATTCTCACCTACATCCCGACAGATATGCACTAGAGCAGGGTGACCTCTCTAAGGCAAACTTTGAAAAGA GCTCAGATGTGAACAACTGA